In Penicillium oxalicum strain HP7-1 chromosome I, whole genome shotgun sequence, a single window of DNA contains:
- a CDS encoding 3'(2'),5'-bisphosphate nucleotidase, with protein MAYQQERYIAELAVQRATLLTQKVFFEKAKGTVSKDDKSPVTIGDFGAQALIIQAIRKNFPNDEIVAEEEASTLREDKNLSAEIWRLVQDIKLDDAESDKILGGPLASEESMLDIIDAGKSAGGAKGRIWALDPIDGTKGFLRGGQYAVCLGLIVDGDVKVGAIGTPNLPVDDAAPIDASIGAQPSGTSSNGVLFSAVLGEGATSRPLTSGALAQSKSISMRPVPDIAQAVFCEGVEAAHSAQGDNAAVAERLGITAPSVRLDSQAKYCSIARGAGDIYLRLPVKKDYQEKIWDHAAGDIIVREAGGQVTDIYGNRLDFSKGRTLAANKGVVAAPKALQDQVIDAVKTVLKL; from the coding sequence ATGGCCTACCAACAAGAGCGTTATATTGCCGAGCTCGCCGTCCAGCGCGCCACCCTGCTGACCCAGAAGGTCTTCtttgagaaggccaaggGCACCGTCAGTAAGGATGATAAATCCCCAGTGACCATCGGCGACTTCGGTGCGCAGGCTCTGATTATCCAGGCCATCCGCAAGAATTTCCCCAATGACGAGATTGTCGCTGAAGAGGAAGCCAGCACCCTTCGTGAAGACAAGAACCTCAGCGCCGAGATCTGGAGACTGGTGCAGGATATCAAGCTGGATGATGCGGAGAGCGACAAGATTCTGGGGGGCCCTCTCGCCAGTGAAGAGAGCATGCTGGATATCATCGATGCGGGCAAGAGCGCCGGTGGTGCCAAGGGCCGTATCTGGGCTCTGGACCCCATCGACGGCACCAAGGGTTTCCTCCGTGGCGGCCAATATGCCGTCTGCTTGGGTCTGATTGTCGATGGTGATGTCAAGGTTGGCGCCATTGGCACGCCCAATCTGCCTGTGGATGATGCGGCGCCCATCGATGCTAGCATCGGCGCCCAGCCGTCTGGCACATCCTCCAACGGTGTCCTTTTCTCTGCCGTCCTCGGAGAGGGTGCCACGAGCCGTCCCCTGACCAGTGGAGCTCTTGCCCAGAGCAAGTCCATTTCCATGCGTCCCGTCCCCGACATCGCTCAAGCTGTGTTCTGTGAGGGTGTTGAAGCTGCCCACTCCGCTCAGGGTGACAATGCTGCTGTTGCGGAACGCCTTGGAATCACGGCCCCCAGTGTCCGTCTAGACTCTCAGGCCAAGTACTGTTCTATTGCTCGCGGAGCGGGTGACATTTACCTGCGTCTCCCCGTCAAGAAGGACTACCaggagaagatctgggaCCACGCAGCCGGCGATATCATCGTTCGGGAGGCCGGTGGCCAGGTCACTGACATTTACGGCAACCGTTTGGACTTCAGCAAGGGCCGGACCCTGGCTGCCAACAAGGGAGTCGTTGCCGCCCCCAAGGCCTTGCAGGACCAGGTCATCGATGCAGTCAAGACTGTCCTCAAGCTGTAA
- a CDS encoding 54S ribosomal protein L6 — translation MHGMDMGAQGSGPECKISMLFNWYTIDACFLSTGWQIKNGGMFAATCIGVILLVMLVEAFRRMGKEYDLLLERQFRRQAAVLAAKRTDCVTRGPPVGLKFRATPLQQLARSIIHALTFGGAYIVMLLAMYFNVYVIICIFVGAGLGKFFCDWMVVTIGEETLPDSKGVEETTAPPPATREPTQSEWNFTSRDNLTRSGPAIYSDKIQAAAQLLREPFQRSTLPLFLTPAFSPARTQCFSTTTPMQSRVGGAPISVPPEVSFNLVDLPKSVMQVRGKDIPKYSAQIKGPKGEMSITIPSFLTVNYDAASLKATVSVDDAEEPHQRAMWGTMRALLQNHITGVSEGHICILSMVGVGYRATIEDKASTVTATYPGQKFVSLKVGFSHPIELGVPEGIKASTPQPTRILLEGVDKRKVTQFAAEIREWRRPEPYKGKGIFVNGETIKLKAKKIK, via the exons aTGCACGGCATGGACATGGGCGCCCAGGGCTCCGGCCCTGAGTGCAAAATCTCG ATGCTGTTCAACTGGTACACCATTGATGCCTGCTTCTTATCTACGGGGTGGCAGATCAAAAACGGTGGCATGTTTGCTGCGACCTGCATCGGCGTCATTCTGCTGGTCATGCTGGTGGAGGCGTTTCGCCGCATGGGCAAAGAGTACGATCTTCTTTTGGAGCGCCAATTCCGGCGCCAAGCCGCAGTGTTGGCCGCCAAGCGGACCGATTGCGTGACCCGCGGCCCCCCGGTGGGGCTCAAGTTTCGCGCGACGCCGTTGCAGCAACTGGCCCGATCGATCATCCACGCGCTGACCTTTGGTGGTGCATACATCGTCATGTTATTGGCCATGTACTTCAATGTCTATGTGATCATTTGTATCTTTGTCGGTGCTGGACTCGGCAAGTTTTTCTGCGattggatggtggtgacaATTGGGGAAGAAACGCTGCCGGACTCCAAGGGTGTGGAGGAGACGACT gccccccccccggcaACTCGCGAGCCTACCCAGTCCGAGTGGAATTTCACATCACGTGATAATCTCACTCGGTCGGGGCCCGCAATCTACTCCGACAAAATCCAAGCTGCAGCGCAA CTCCTCCGTGAGCCTTTCCAGCGCAGTacccttcctcttttccttacACCGGCATTCTCTCCAGCTCGCACACAATGCTTTTCGACCACAACGCCGATGCAATCCCGTGTCGGCGGCGCCCCGATCTCCGTGCCCCCGGAGGTGTCGTTCAATCTGGTCGACCTCCCCAAGTCGGTGATGCAAGTTCGTGGAAAGGATATACCCAAGTACTCGGCTCAGATCAAGGGCCCCAAGG GCGAGATGTCTATCACCATTCCCTCGTTCTTAACTGTCAACTACGATGCTGCCAGTTTGAAGGCTACCGTCAGCGTTGACGACGCCGAGGAACCTCACCAGCGCGCCATGTGGG GCACAATGCGCGCTCTTCTTCAGAATCACATCACCGGAGTCTCAGAGGGTCACATCTGCATTCTCAGTATGGTCGGTGTCGGTTACAGGGCCACCATTGAAGACAAGGCGTCTACCGTGACCGCCACCTATCCCGGTCAGAAATTCGTCTCGCTCAAGGTCGGCTTCTCGCACCCAATTGAGCTGGGTGTTCCGGAGGGAATCAAGGCCAGCACGCCCCAGCCCACTCGTATTCTCCTCGAGGGTGTGGACAAGCGTAAAGTAACGCAGTTTGCCGCGGAGATTCGCGAGTGGAGACGGCCAGAGCCGtacaagggcaagggtaTCTTCGTTAACGGAGAGACCATCAAGCTTAAGGCTAAGAAGATCAAATAG